A portion of the Zootoca vivipara chromosome 6, rZooViv1.1, whole genome shotgun sequence genome contains these proteins:
- the DIRAS1 gene encoding GTP-binding protein Di-Ras1: MPEQSNDYRVVVFGAGGVGKSSLVLRFVKGTFRDTYIPTIEDTYRQVISCDKSVCTLQITDTTGSHQFPAMQRLSISKGHAFVLVFSITSRQSLEELRPIYQQIVHIKGSVESIPIMLVGNKCDETQREVPTQEGEATAKEWKCAFMETSAKMNYNVKELFQELLNLEKKRNMSLNIDGKRSSKQKRTDKLKGKCSLM; the protein is encoded by the coding sequence ATGCCCGAGCAGAGTAACGACTACCGGGTGGTGGTGTTTGGCGCGGGGGGTGTGGGCAAGAGCTCCCTGGTGCTGCGCTTTGTGAAGGGCACCTTCCGTGACACGTACATCCCCACCATCGAGGACACGTACCGGCAGGTGATCAGCTGCGACAAAAGCGTGTGCACGCTGCAGATCACCGACACGACGGGCAGCCACCAGTTCCCGGCCATGCAGCGCCTCTCCATCTCCAAGGGCCACGCCTTCGTGCTGGTCTTCTCCATCACCTCGCGCCAGTCGCTGGAGGAGCTGCGCCCCATCTACCAGCAGATCGTCCACATCAAGGGCAGCGTGGAGAGCATCCCCATCATGCTGGTCGGCAACAAGTGCGACGAGACCCAGCGCGAGGTGCCCACGCAGGAGGGGGAGGCCACCGCCAAGGAGTGGAAGTGCGCCTTCATGGAGACCTCGGCCAAGATGAACTACAACGTCAAGGAGCTCTTCCAGGAGCTGCTCAACCTGGAGAAGAAGCGCAACATGAGCCTCAACATCGACGGCAAGCGCTCCTCCAAGCAGAAGAGGACAGACAAACTCAAGGGCAAGTGCAGCCTGATGTGA